One segment of Triticum aestivum cultivar Chinese Spring chromosome 2A, IWGSC CS RefSeq v2.1, whole genome shotgun sequence DNA contains the following:
- the LOC123190588 gene encoding G-type lectin S-receptor-like serine/threonine-protein kinase B120: MTPLPVFVLLSLVCFCKSDDRLTPAKPLNAGDKLVSSGGVFALGFFTPANSTADSYIGIWYNKIPERTYVWVANRDNPIKNGSSGKLVVSSNSDLVLSDSQGHTLWTTTNNFTSATTGTAAILLDPGNLVIRLPNGTDVWQSFHYPTDTALPDMVLPLSTNDGILRRLVAWRGPDDPASSDYSMGGDSSSDLQVVIWNGTRPYWRRSAWDGSLVSALYQSITGFIVTETIVDRGGELYMTFTVSEGSPSMRMMLDYKGTFKFLVWNSNSSSWEAFIEHPSPICERYAYCGPFGYCDATETVPKCNCLSGFEPDGVNFSKGCRRKEDLKCGKDNNFSTLRGMKTPDKFLYVKNRSFDQCTEECSRNCSCSAYAYANLKNERAYANLKNGSGDADQSRCLIWLGGLVDTGKFHDGGGENLYLRLASSTVDKESNVLKIILPIVAGLLILASICLVWICKSRGKRRIKEIKNKHTRQHLQNSKLNELENESIDLPYICFEDIVTAIDNFSDYKMLGKGGFGKVYKGLLEGGGKEVAVKRLSKSSGQGADEFRNEVVLIAKLQHRNLVRLLGYCTHEDEKLSIYEYLPNKSLDAFLFDATRNSVLDWLTRFKVIKGIARGLLYLHQDSRIFEGNEQQANTIRVVGTCGYMSPEYAMEGSSSVKSDTYSFGVLLLEIVSGSKISSSHFMTDFTNLIAYAWSLWKDGNARELVDSSIVENCPLHEVLRCIHIGLLCVQDNPSARPLMSSTVFMLENETAPLPTPKEPLYFRQRYDEVEDQRDTMGITLNKMTITVQEGR, translated from the exons ATGACTCCCCTCCCAGTTTTTGTCCTCCTGTCATTGGTTTGTTTCTGCAAATCGGATGACCGCCTTACTCCCGCAAAACCGCTCAATGCCGGCGACAAGCTCGTTTCGAGCGGCGGCGTCTTTGCTCTTGGCTTCTTCACCCCGGCAAACTCAACTGCGGACTCGTACATCGGCATATGGTACAACAAGATCCCCGAGCGCACTTATGTTTGGGTTGCTAACCGCGACAACCCGATCAAGAATGGTTCTTCTGGGAAGCTGGTTGTGAGCAGTAACTCTGACCTCGTCTTGTCTGACTCCCAAGGCCATACTCTCTGGACAACCACAAACAACTTCACATCCGCAACCACGGGAACTGCTGCTATACTGTTGGACCCCGGAAACTTGGTCATCCGGTTGCCGAACGGCACAGACGTATGGCAGAGCTTCCATTACCCGACCGACACCGCCCTCCCTGACATGGTTTTACCACTGAGCACAAATGATGGTATCTTGAGGCGCCTCGTTGCTTGGAGGGGCCCTGATGACCCGGCCTCCAGCGACTACTCCATGGGTGGTGACTCCAGCTCAGACCTCCAGGTTGTCATCTGGAATGGGACGAGACCATATTGGCGCAGATCTGCGTGGGATGGGTCATTGGTCTCTGCCCTGTATCAAAGCATTACTGGCTTCATCGTAACTGAAACAATTGTTGACAGAGGGGGTGAGTTATACATGACATTCACCGTCTCCGAGGGATCACCAAGCATGCGCATGATGCTGGACTACAAGGGCACTTTTAAATTTCTGGTGTGGAACAGCAACTCATCATCATGGGAGGCTTTCATAGAGCATCCTAGTCCTATCTGTGAACGCTATGCGTATTGCGGACCATTTGGCTACTGTGATGCCACTGAAACAGTTCCGAAATGCAACTGCCTCAGTGGGTTTGAGCCTGATGGCGTTAACTTCTCCAAAGGGTGTCGGAGAAAGGAGGATCTGAAATGTGGTAAAGACAATAATTTCTCGACCCTGAGAGGTATGAAGACACCTGACAAGTTCTTGTATGTCAAGAACAGAAGCTTTGACCAATGCACAGAAGAGTGCAGTCGCAATTGCTCTTGTTCCGCATATGCTTATGCTAACCTGAAAAATGAAAGGGCTTATGCTAACCTGAAAAATGGAAGTGGGGATGCGGACCAGTCAAGGTGCTTAATTTGGTTGGGAGGACTTGTCGACACGGGGAAATTTCATGATGGTGGTGGTGAGAACCTGTACCTCCGCCTTGCCAGTTCAACAG TTGACAAGGAGAGTAATGTATTGAAGATTATACTCCCAATAGTGGCTGGTCTGCTGATACTCGCATCCATCTGCCTTGTGTGGATATGCAAGTCAAGAG GTAAACGACGAATCAAGGAGATTAAGAACAAACATACACGACAGCACTTGCAAAATTCTAAGTTGAACGAACTTGAGAATGAAAGTATAGACCTTCCATATATTTGCTTTGAAGACATTGTTACTGCAATAGACAATTTCTCAGACTACAAAATGCTTGGGAAAGGTGGCTTTGGAAAAGTTTACAAG GGACTATTAGAAGGTGGTGGTAAGGAAGTTGCTGTCAAAAGGCTTAGTAAAAGTTCCGGCCAAGGGGCCGACGAGTTCAGAAATGAAGTTGTTCTAATTGCCAAATTACAGCATAGAAACTTAGTTAGACTTCTTGGTTACTGCACTCATGAAGATGAAAAGTTATCGATATATGAATACTTACCTAACAAAAGCTTGGATGCCTTCCTTTTTG atGCAACAAGAAATTCTGTGCTTGATTGGCTTACCCGGTTCAAGGTAATTAAAGGGATAGCGAGAGGTCTTCTTTATCTCCACCAAGATTCAAG GATATTTGAAGGAAATGAGCAACAAGCGAACACTATCCGCGTTGTTGGGACATG TGGTTACATGTCTCCTGAATATGCAATGGAAGGTTCCTCTTCTGTCAAGTCTGACACATATAGCTTTGGCGTTCTATTGTTGGAGATTGTAAGCGGGTCAAAGATCAGTTCATCCCATTTCATGACGGACTTTACAAACCTTATAGCTTAC GCCTGGAGCTTATGGAAAGATGGAAATGCAAGAGAATTGGTGGACTCGTCCATTGTGGAGAACTGTCCACTTCATGAAGTTCTACGATGTATTCATATAGGTCTCTTGTGTGTTCAAGACAATCCAAGTGCCAGGCCGCTCATGTCATCCACTGTGTTCATGCTAGAAAATGAAACGGCCCCGCTTCCTACTCCGAAGGAGCCTCTATACTTTAGGCAACGATATGATGAGGTTGAAGACCAAAGAGATACCATGGGAATAACCCTGAATAAGATGACTATCACTGTGCAAGAGGGGCGTTAG